One window of Medicago truncatula cultivar Jemalong A17 chromosome 2, MtrunA17r5.0-ANR, whole genome shotgun sequence genomic DNA carries:
- the LOC11418851 gene encoding uncharacterized protein: protein MGCCASSNRSSSHNDFQPSRSSISQVKGSENRAPPCVPVEEETVKEVLSETPKWKKPNERFRYEVEKPKCFEKFDRENKVEKPFYKVDEISEVSEVCSLSESVSTITFTDKREEEEESCKRVNGSPAKMRKNGSFSGERRESPARKSPARRLEQSPAKRNIGSSRIVQRRDQMGNGGIKNQPHRRDAGEVSGRRSRSPATRTDNGSTRSVVGRSLSARKTNQSPGKGRTAVPENGGRKMESKWPSTANDESLENPLVSLECFIFL, encoded by the coding sequence ATGGGTTGTTGTGCTAGTAGTAACAGATCTTCATCACACAATGATTTTCAACCATCAAGATCTAGCATTTCACAAGTGAAAGGTTCTGAAAACAGAGCACCACCTTGTGTTCCTGTTGAAGAAGAAACAGTTAAGGAAGTGTTGTCAGAAACACCCAAGTGGAAGAAACCAAATGAAAGGTTCAGATATGAAGTTGAAAAACCAAAGTGTTTTGAGAAATTTGATAGAGAGAATAAGGTTGAAAAACCGTTCTATAAAGTTGATGAGATCTCTGAAGTTTCTGAGGTTTGTAGCTTGAGTGAAAGTGTTTCTACAATCACTTTCACTGataagagagaagaggaagaagaatcTTGCAAAAGGGTCAATGGATCTCCCGCGAAAATGCGCAAAAATGGTTCCTTTTCCGGTGAGAGAAGAGAGTCTCCGGCGAGGAAGTCGCCGGCGAGAAGGTTGGAGCAGTCTCCGGCGAAGAGGAATATTGGGTCGTCGAGGATTGTTCAGAGGAGAGATCAAATGGGAAATGGGGGAATTAAGAATCAGCCTCACCGGAGAGACGCCGGCGAAGTTTCCGGCCGGCGATCTAGGTCGCCGGCTACTCGTACCGACAATGGTTCAACGAGATCTGTCGTGGGTCGGAGCTTATCTgcaagaaaaacaaaccaatcgCCGGGAAAGGGAAGAACTGCCGTGCCGGAAAACGGTGGCCGGAAAATGGAGAGTAAATGGCCATCTACAGCTAATGATGAATCACTGGAAAATCCACTTGTGTCATTGGAATGCTTCATCTTTCTTTAG